The Nitrospira tepida genome includes a window with the following:
- the thiL gene encoding thiamine-phosphate kinase: MPARRRQQGPRRLEEFAFINLIKRRFGRVPRRVAMGIGDDAAVVRGPSTRDWVVTTDLLAEDVHFSLDTTSFDDLGYKAAAANLSDIAAMGGSPTYLLIALAIPTTLSQSDLSRLYQGLHRACRPHHVALIGGDTSSSRAGLFLTITLIGEIARGRAVLRSGARPGDLLYVSGTLGESQAGLMLLGKALTRGIRRGLAPADRARLIGRHRRPTPRVALGEALASRRLATAMIDLSDGLSGDLAHLCEESRVGALLDRSALPLSPALRRFAALAGSSAESLALQGGEDYELLFTLSPRHEAAVQRLGRQLRVPVTNIGRMMPARFGMKERDRHGSLKDLAVTSYRHFT, translated from the coding sequence ATGCCGGCTCGCCGGAGGCAGCAGGGACCTCGACGGCTCGAAGAGTTCGCGTTCATCAATCTGATCAAACGCCGGTTCGGTCGCGTCCCCCGCCGTGTCGCTATGGGCATCGGAGACGACGCCGCCGTGGTGCGGGGCCCATCGACGCGGGATTGGGTCGTCACGACGGACCTGCTCGCCGAGGACGTTCATTTTTCTCTCGACACGACCTCGTTCGACGATCTCGGATACAAGGCCGCGGCCGCCAACCTGAGCGACATCGCCGCCATGGGAGGTTCGCCGACCTACCTCCTGATCGCGCTGGCCATTCCCACAACCCTGTCCCAATCGGACCTTTCGCGCTTGTACCAGGGTCTCCATCGGGCCTGCCGCCCGCACCATGTGGCACTGATCGGCGGGGATACCTCCTCTTCCCGCGCCGGCCTGTTCCTCACCATCACCCTCATCGGGGAGATTGCCCGAGGCCGCGCTGTCCTTCGATCCGGAGCCAGGCCGGGAGACCTCCTGTACGTCAGCGGCACCTTGGGGGAGTCGCAGGCCGGTTTGATGTTGCTAGGGAAGGCCCTCACGCGCGGGATTCGGCGAGGCCTCGCGCCGGCCGACCGGGCTCGCTTGATCGGCCGGCACCGGCGCCCGACTCCTCGCGTGGCACTCGGAGAGGCGCTCGCGTCGCGACGGCTGGCGACCGCCATGATCGACCTCTCCGACGGCCTGTCCGGAGACCTCGCCCATCTCTGCGAGGAAAGCCGCGTCGGCGCCCTGCTGGATCGTTCGGCCCTGCCTCTTTCACCTGCCCTGAGGAGATTTGCCGCGCTGGCCGGCTCTTCTGCCGAGTCTCTGGCGCTTCAGGGAGGCGAGGACTATGAGCTGTTATTCACCCTGTCTCCCCGGCATGAAGCCGCGGTGCAGCGTCTCGGCCGGCAACTTCGCGTGCCCGTCACCAACATCGGCCGCATGATGCCAGCCCGCTTCGGCATGAAGGAGCGGGATCGCCACGGCAGCCTGAAGGACCTGGCCGTCACCAGTTATCGACATTTCACCTGA
- a CDS encoding DUF2062 domain-containing protein, translating to MRSSSRLRSLLRQLLHLQESPHRTALAFALGVFFTFSPPYGLHMMMAVFCAWAFRLNFVALLAGLCVNTPWTIVAVLGGTLWLGCLLLGVPFPTSLDWGDTSPSAIFNQVKPYLLPFIVGGTVLSLAAGLLAYPIAYWLITRYRERAGGEVREAPLPPSRGLG from the coding sequence ATGCGTTCCTCGTCTCGACTTCGCAGCCTGTTGCGCCAGCTCCTCCACTTGCAGGAGTCTCCCCACAGGACCGCGCTTGCGTTCGCCCTCGGCGTCTTTTTCACCTTCTCGCCCCCCTATGGACTCCATATGATGATGGCCGTGTTCTGCGCCTGGGCCTTCCGGCTGAACTTTGTCGCGCTGCTGGCGGGCCTCTGCGTCAATACCCCCTGGACGATCGTGGCCGTCCTTGGCGGGACGCTCTGGCTGGGCTGCCTCCTGCTCGGCGTCCCCTTTCCGACCTCGCTCGATTGGGGCGATACCAGCCCATCGGCGATTTTCAATCAGGTGAAGCCCTATCTCCTGCCCTTCATCGTCGGCGGGACGGTCCTCAGCCTGGCCGCAGGACTGCTCGCCTATCCGATCGCCTATTGGCTGATCACGCGCTATCGGGAACGAGCGGGCGGCGAGGTGCGGGAGGCCCCGTTGCCGCCTTCCAGAGGCCTCGGGTAA